TACCAAAAACGTTTTTCATCACATGAGCCATTTCGTCTACTACTTCTGGACGAATTGCTGTTGTTGCTGCATTGTCTAAATATACTCTTTGCATTATCGATTATTTTACTGTATTAATTAATTATTGGGTTTTGATCAACAAATTTAAGTAAAATGAAACGATTGAAAAAGTAAATTGTTATTTAAAACGCATTAGATCCGAAGTTAAAAATCGCCATTCAGGCGTTAATAGAACGCCTTCTTTTGCCATATACCAAGGAGATATTAAATCATTGCTTGGATTCGTGATAATTTGTAAATCTTGGCTTGGATAATAGCTTTGCGACAGAATAAAGAGTTTGTTTCCTAAGTTATCTTCAGCAAGATCCATCACGATAACAGCATGATTTTTTATACTTCCTTTTTGCAAGAAAACATCGCCTATTTGTAAATCTTTGAGGTTGATAGGCTTCATTAACTCAGACATGGTATTCGAATTGGTGTTTTCTAAGTAATATTGTAAATATTCAATGTATTTTGAATAAGAATGATCGCCATCTACATATTTTGAATAAGGAATTGGTTGAGTTGAAACTTTTGCCAATTTATCCATTTCAAGATATTTTTTGGAACGATAAAAATATTCCAAGCGCAAGCTCATAACTGCATTTGCATTAAACTGAACATTTTTTTTGGGTTGTTCTAAATCTAAAACTCCAACATAAATATTAGGATTAGGTTTTTTTTGACCGTCAAAAGTATAAACGGGGGTATTACTATTTTTAAGCGAAATATTATTTAACCATTTTCCAAAGTTATTATAATTTTGATTTCTTAAGAAATTTGGAGGCGTATCAAAACGTTTAAAAATCTTCAATTCACGAGGATGAATGATACTATACTCTTCATTTTCTATTAATTCATTATTCGTAGAAGATTTTAGAATATGTGTATTACAAGAGGTGAAAAGAGTAAATATTAATATAAAACTTAAAAATTTCATTGAAACAGAAAAAAAACGTGCTATTCTTTGGTTAAGAGTTGAATTTGATCTCTCAACTCGGCTGCTTTTATAAAATCTAAATTTTTTGCAGCTTTTTCCATTTCCTTCTGCAATTTTTGTACCAACTTATCTTTATCTTCGGTTGAATAGTTTTCATTAATTTCCGCAGCTTGCTGAATCAAATGTTTTTGTTCGTATGGATTTTCTTCAAATTCTGCTGCCGCTAAACTTAGCTTTGTAATTTTTTTGTTTAGTGCTTGTGGAACTTTATTGTGTTCTTTGTTGTATTGCATTTGTATTTCACGACGACGATTAGTTTCGTCTATCGTTAATTGCATACTGTCTGTTATACGATCTGCGTACATAATCGCCAAACCGTTGATATTTCTCGCTGCACGACCAACTGTTTGTGTTAACGAACGATGACTTCTTAAGAACCCTTCTTTATCAGCATCTAATATTGCAACTAAAGAAACTTCGGGTAAATCTAAACCTTCTCTCAAAAGATTAACACCAACCAATACATCAAATAGTCCTGTACGCAAATCAGCCATAATTTGAACACGTTCTAAAGTGTCAACATCAGAGTGAATGTAGCGACAACGAACGCCGTATTTTGTTAAGTATTTCGTTAATTCTTCTGCCATTCGTTTGGTTAAAGTTGTCACCAAAACACGTTCGTCTAACTCAACACGTTTATTGATTTCTTCCATCAAATCATCTACTTGGTTTTGTGTAGGACGAATTTCGATAATTGGATCTAATAATCCTGTTGGACGAATGACTTGTTCCACAACAATTCCTTCTGATTTTTCTAACTCGTAATTTGCTGGCGTAGCCGATACATAAATCACTTGATTTTGTAAAGCTTCAAATTCTTCAAATTTTAAAGGACGATTGTCCATTGCAGCTGGAAGTCTAAAACCATATTCGACCAAATTCTCTTTACGAGAACGGTCTCCTCCGTACATGGCATGAACTTGAGAAACTGTAACGTGAGATTCGTCGATGACCATCAAATAATCTTCAGGGAAATAATCTAACAAACAGAAGGGACGAGTTCCAGGTTCGCGACCATCTAAGTATCTTGAATAATTTTCTATTCCAGAACAGTATCCTAATTCTTTGATCATCTCCAAATCAAATTCTGTGCGTTCTTGCAGACGTTTAGCTTCGAGATGTTTTCCAATTTCTTTGTAATAATCAACTTGTTTTCTTAAATCAATTTGAATATCAGCAATAGCGCCATTTAAGGTATCTTTAGAAGTTACAAATAAATTAGCAGGATAAATATTAATTTTATCTAATTTGGTAGAAGTTTTACCTGTTTCAACATTAAAAACTGAAATTTCTTCGATCTCATCTCCAAAGAAATTAATTCGAATTCCGTCATCTGCGTAAGCTGGAAAAATATCTAACGTATCGCCTTTAATTCTGAAATTTCCGCGTTGAAAAAGTCCTTCAGTTCTCGAATATAATGCCTGAACCAATTTATGTAAAAAAGCTGTTCGGGAAATAATTTGTCCAGTTTCAATCTGAATTACATTTTTATGAAATTCTGTTGGATTTCCAATTCCATATAAACACGAAACCGAAGCGACTACTAAAATGTCACGACGACCAGAGAGTAGAGAAGAAGTTGTACTTAATCGTAATTTTTCGATTTCTTCGTTAATTGATAAATCCTTTTCGATATAGGTTCCTGAAGAAGGGATATAAGCTTCGGGTTGATAGTAATCGTAATAGGATACAAAATATTCGACTGCGTTATTCGGAAAAAACTCTTTGAATTCCATGTACAATTGAGCTGCTAACGTTTTGTTATGCGCTAAAACCAAGGTAGGGCGTTGAACATCTTGTACAACATTGGCAATCGTAAATGTTTTACCAGAACCAGTGACACCTAAAAGTGTTTGATAACGATCATGACTAAGAATACCTCTTGATAATTCTTCGATAGCTTTTGGCTGATCACCTGTAGGCTTGAATTCAGAATTTAATTGAAATTGCATTCTACAAATTTACAAATAATTCAGTTAAAAATGAGTGTTGAGAAATGTTGGTTTTAAAAGAAGAAACGGATAAAAAAAATAAAAAGGCGACTTTAAGTCACCTTTTCATCAAAACCACAAAAAAATGAGAAAACTGTTTACTTAGTAAACAAACTTCCTTCCATTATTACAAGCTATTGCCCGCTATAACCATTGCAAATATAGGTCGGTTTTTTGTGCGTGCACAATAAATGATAATACTTTGTTTTATTGGTGTCGATAAAAGATATCTATAATAATGTTAAAACGTCTGATTACAACGTTTTCGTAAAATCAAATACATTTAGTAGTGTCAATTTTACACTAGCGAATTTTCGCTAAATTCCATAAGTTTTCTAATTCAGAAATCGTCAAATCGGCAATGTTTTGATTATTTTCTTTTGCGATTTCTTCTAACTTTTGAAAACGACGGATAAATTTTTTGTTCGATCGTTCTAATGCATCTTCTGAATTAATTCCATTGAATCGTCCATAATTAATTAAAGAAAATAAAATATCGCCAAATTCCATCTCTTTATCCAAAGGATTTTCTTCGTTTTTAAATTCGTTAATTTCTTCTACAATTTTATCAAAAACTTGTTCAGAATTTTCAAATTCAAATCCAACACCTTTTACTTTGTCTTGAATTCGATAGGCTTTTACCATTGCTGGGAGAGAAGTAGGAACACCAGAAAGGACAGATTTGTTTCCTTCTTTTAATTTGATTTGTTCCCAATTTTGAAGTACTTTTTCTTCAGTATTTGCTTCTACATCTCCATAGATATGCGGATGACGATGAATTAATTTGTCACAAATACCATTTAAAACATCAGCTACGTCGAAGTTTTGTTGCTCTGATGCTATTTTAGAATAAAAAACCAGGTGAAGAAAAACATCACCTAGTTCTTTTTTTATTTCATCCGAATCTTTTTCGATAATGGCATCCGAAAGCTCATAAATTTCTTCTATAGATAACGTACGCAACGTTTCCATCGTTTGTTTACGATCCCATGGACACTTTTCACGTAATTTATCCATTATATCTAACAATCTTTCGAAAGCTCGTAATTGATCTTTACGTGTATTCATTTCTAATTATTCAGCGTCTTTATCTTTTTTAGCTGTTGTTTTTTTAGCAGCAGTTTTTTTAGCTGGTTTTTCTTCAGCGTCTTTTTTGTCAGCAGCCTTTTTAGCAGGAGCTTTCTTTTTTGGTTTTTCTTCAACAGCAACTTCTTCTTTAGCTTCTTCTATTACTTCAGCAACAGGAGCTTCTTGTGCTTGTTGAGCAGCCATTGCAGCTTCTACAGCAGCTAAGTCGATGTTTAATAATCCATTTTTGTGTAAGATATTATACCATTGAAATAATTTTTTCAAATCAGAATCATAAACTCTTGAATCGTCATATTCTGGTAAAACTTCTTCCATATATTTACGCAATTCTGTTCCAGAAGATTTGTGATCGATTGTTTCTCCACCGTTTTCTTTCTTGTAAATTCTGAAGAAAACTTCTGCTAAAGGAAACTCTTGTGATACACCGTAAATTGCTACATTGTCTAATAAACTAACATTGTAGTTAGATGCGATTGAGATTTTTTTACCTTTTTCTAAATCTTCAACAACGAAACCTCCTCTTGTTTGAGAAATTAAACGGTATAATCCTGGTTTTCCTGAAATTGCGATAACTCTTGATAAATCCATATTCTATTATGTTTAAGGGTCTATGAAGGGAATTTCATTTTGTAACTCGTGTTTACTTTCCCTTTTGTTATATTTTTTAATTTATTACTTATTAATTTCTTTTTAAAGCTCGAAATATAGTCAATAAAAAGCTTTCCTTCCAAATGGTCGTATTCATGTTGAATAACACGAGCACGAATATCCGAAAAAGTTTCGGTATGTTTTACCCAATTTTCATCAAAAAATTCTAATGTTACCGATTCTGGACGTGTAACATCTTCATGGATGTGAGGAATACTCAAACATCCTTCTGTAAATGCCCATTCATCTCCTTCAGAACTGCTGATTTTTTTAGGATTGATGAAAACGCGTTTAAAATTTTTCAATTCTTCTTTTACATCATCATAATCTTCATCCTCTTCGAAAGGTGAACAATCAACGACAAATAAACGTATATTTTTTCCGATCTGCGGTGCTGCGATACCAACTCCATTCGAGTCGTACATTGTATCGAACATGTTTTCGATCAGTTCGTGTAGATTTTTATAATCTTGATCTATATCTTGTGAAACTTTACGTAAGACAGGATCTCCGTAAGCTACAACTGGTAATACCATTTTCTGATCTTTTTTTATTAATTTATCGGCAAAGATACGATTTGTTATAGTTTATGTGATAAAAATGATTGTAAAATTATTACAGCACTCACTTTATCTACCATACCCTTTTCTTGACGTTTTTTCTTTTTCATTCCACCTTCGAACATAGCTCGCGAAGCCATTTTAGAAGTAAACATCTCATTTTCACGATGAATTTTAATCAATGGAAATTGTGCTGAAAACTTTTTTAAAAAAGGTTGTATTTGATTTTCAATCTCATTTAATTCTCCTGAAAAGCGAACAGATAATCCAACGACAAGGTCAGAAACGTTTTCTTTCTCGATATATTGTTTCAAGAAATCCATCAATTTTGAGGTTTCAATGGTATCCAAAGGCGAAGCTATAATTTGCAATTCATCGGTTACGGCAACGCCTGTTCTTTTTCCTCCGTAATCTAACGCTAATATTCTTGACATTTGGCAAATTTATAAAAACGATTCAATAATAAATAATCTCTATGAAATCCCTTGATTATAATTTTTATATTTGTGGCTATTATTAATAAAGATGGAGAATTTAAAACAAATCATAGAGAAAGCTTGGGACAATAGAGAATTGTTACAAGAAGATGCAACACAAGCAGCAATTAGAGAGGTAATTGAGTTGATTGATAATGGACAATTGCGTTGTGCAGAACCAGTAGCAGATGGTTGGCAAGTGAATGAATGGGTGAAAAAAGCAGTTGTTATGTATTTCCCTATTCAAAAAATGGAAACGTTAGAAGCAGGAATTTTTGAATACCATGATAAAATGGAATTGAAACGTAACTATGCTGAAAAAGGAATTCGTGTTGTGCCAAATGCTGTTGCTCGCTATGGTGCGTATATTTCTTCTGGAGTTATTTTAATGCCTTCTTATGTAAATATTGGAGCGTATGTTGACGAAGGAACAATGGTGGATACATGGGCAACTGTAGGTTCTTGTGCACAAATTGGTAAAAATGTACACTTATCTGGTGGTGTTGGTATTGGAGGTGTTTTAGAGCCATTGCAAGCCGCTCCTGTAATTATCGAAGATAATGCATTTATCGGTTCTCGTTGTATAGTCGTAGAAGGTGTACATGTTGGTAAAGAAGCGGTTTTAGGTGCAAATGTAGTGTTAACTGCATCTACAAAAATTATTGATGTTACAGGTGATCAGCCAGTAGAAATGAAAGGATTTGTTCCTGCACGTTCTGTGGTTATTCCTGGTTCTTACACGAAAAAATTTGCTGCAGGCGAATACCAAGTTCCTTGTGCATTAATCATCGGACAACGTAAAGAATCTACGGATAAAAAGACTTCTCTAAATGATGCTTTACGTGAGCACAATGTAGCAGTATAATTTAAAAGCAATTTTTTAAAAAAAATAGCAATCCTCATCAGTTTGATGAGGATTTTTTTATTTCAATCAAACATTATTTAGTAGTTTTGCTGTATAACTATGTTTTATGAAAGTTTTGATTATCCAACACAAAATGATTGGCGATGTTTTAATCACTTCATTGTTGTGCGAAAATATCAAAAAAGCTTATCCACACGCAACTATTGATTATTTAATTAACAGTAACACATTACCAGTTTTAGAAAACAATCCTTACATCGATCATAAAATTATTTTTGACGAGAAAGAAAACAAAGGATTAAAGAAATTGATTCGATTTTCTAAAAAAATTAATCAAAATAAATATGACGTTGTCATAGACGCTTATTCAAAACTACAAAGTTGGATAAATGTGTTCATTAACAACGCACCCAAAAAAATATCCTACAAAAAACCAGGTCGAACATTTTTGTATACCGATAATGTGGTCAAACACAACGAACCAAAATCATATCTTGGTTTGGCAATAGAACATCGTTTGTCATTGTTAAAACCTCTTGGTATTGAAACTCCTTTGGCTACGGCACCAACGTTGTACTTAACAGAAGCAGAAATTCAGAACGCGAAATCATTGTTCCTAAAACATGGAGTAGATTCTTCTCGAAAAACAATGATGATTAGTTTGCTTGGCTCTGATCCTTCCAAAACCTTTCCATTGAATAAAATGGCAAAAATGGTTGATTTTATTGGTCAACATTTCAATGTTAATCTATTATTCAATTATTTTCCAAAACAAATAGATCAAGCCAAAGAAGTTTATAATCAATTGTCTAAAGAAACACAATCAAAAGTTTATTTTGAACTATTGGGTAATGATTTGCGCGAGTTTATTGCGATTACAAATCAATGTGATTTGATTGTAGGAAATGATGGAGGTGCCATAAACATGACAAAAGCGGTAGGAAAAAAATCATTTATTATTTTTTCTCCTTGGATTGATAAAAATGTATGGGCAACTTTTGAAGATGGAATAAATCATACAAGTGTTCATCTGAAAGATTATTTTCCCGAAAAGTTTGCAGATCTAAATAACCGAAGAATAAAAAAACGAGTTAATGAATTCTATTCATTCTTTGATTTTGAATTGTTTAAAGACAAATTACAAAAATTTCTTAATCAGAATGAAATTGAACGACAATTTAAATCAGATAAAAGCGTTGAATTAGAAACTCAAAAAGATTATTCTATAGAATCAATGTCTACTAAAATTACAGCTTTACTAATAACTTATAATGAAGAGAAAAACATCCAACGATATTTAAATCATGTTGGACAATATGCTGAAGAAATAATTATAGTAGATTCTTATAGCACTGATAAAACAGAGGAAATAGCGTTGCAAAATCCTAAAGTAAAATTTGTAAAACGTAAGTTTGATAATTTTACGAGTCAACGAAACTATTCCATTTCACTGGCAAATAACGAATGGGTTACCTTTTTTGATGCCGACGAAGGGATTCCTTCAGAATTGATAAAAGAGATGGTTTCTACTATTAAAAATCAGCCAAAATTTGATGCGTATTATGTTTATAGAAAATTCTTTTTTAGAAATAAACACATCAAATATTCTGGAATGCAAAATGATAAAGTGATACGCTTATTCAGAAAGTCGAAATCGCAGTACAAATCTGAGCGCATGGTACATGAAATAATTGAATGTCAAGGAAATGTTGGTTGTTTTAAGAATAAATTGGATCATTTTACTTATGATAATGAAAAGGAATATCTTGTTAAATTAAATAGCTATTCAAGATTAAGAGCGCAAGAATTAAGAAAAAAAGAACTCAAACCTAATTTTTTTCATTACAAAATAAAACCAGCTTATCGTTTTTTTAATTATTTCGTGATGAGATTTGGTTTTTTAGATGGAAAAGATGGTTATACAATTGCAAAACTACACGCAATTTCTGTTGCGAATCGATACAAATATTTAGACGAAATTTATAGAAATGAGAAGCTATAAAGCGTAGTTCAGCAAAGAAGTTGAAGATTTTATTATACATTTGCGATAGATTATAAAATAACACAATGAAAGCATATGTTTTTCCAGGACAAGGTGCTCAATTCTCTGGAATGGGTAAAGACTTGTACGAAAATTCTGAAATAGCAAAAGAATTATTTGACCAAGCAAATGAAATCTTAGGATTTGATATAAAAATGATCATGTTCGAAGGTTCTGCTGAAGATCTAAAACAAACAAAAGTTACTCAACCAGCAGTATTTTTACATTCTGTAATTTTAGCAAAAACCTTAACTGATTTTAAACCAGAAATGGTTGCAGGTCATTCTTTAGGTGAAATTTCTGCATTAGTTGCTAATGAAACCTTAGATTTTGAATCGGGATTAAAATTAGTGTACAAACGTGCATTAGCCATGCAAGATGCTTGTGAAGCAAATCCTTCTACAATGGCTGCAATTTTAGGTTTAGAAGATAAAATTGTCGAAGATACTTGTAAAGAAATCGAAGGAGTAGTGGTAGCAGCAAATTACAATTGTCCAGGTCAATTAGTGATTTCTGGAGAGATTGAAGCAGTTAATTTAGCTTGTGAAAAATTAAAAGAATTAGGTGCTAAGCGTGCTTTGGTTTTACCTGTTGGTGGAGCTTTTCATTCACCTTTAATGAAATCTGCAGAAGAAGAATTAGCAAAGGCAATTGAGGAAACGACATTCAATACGCCTATTTGTCCAGTTTATCAAAATGTGACAACAACAGCAATTACCGATCCAGCAGCAATTAAGAAAAATTTAATTGCTCAATTAACAGCCCCTGTAAAATGGACTCAATCTGTTCAACAGATGATAGCTGACGGTGCAACTGAGTTTATTGAGGTAGGACCAGGTAACACTTTACAAGGTTTAGTGAAGAAAATTAATAGAGAGGTGTCAACTTCTTCTGCACAAATCTAATAAAAATGAAAACATACCGTTCCAATGGAAAATTATTCCTTATCGGGGAATATATTGTAATAGATGGAGCGAAAGCATTTGCATTGCCCACAAAATATGGGCAATGTTTGTTTGTAGAAGATTCGGCTAAAAATACAAATACGATAAGTTGGAAAGCAACTAAATACGATGACTCGTTATGGTTTGAAGCTGAATTGAGTTTAGATCACTTAGATATTATTTCTTCAACAAATGATCAATTAAGTCAATCTTTGCAAACAATTCTCAAGCAAGCGCAAACATTAAATTCTGATTTTTTTAATTCTAATAAAAGTTATCAATGTTTAACAAAGTTAGAATATCCGCAAGAATGGGGTTTAGGAAGTAGCTCTACTTTAATCGATTTAATTAGTCAATGGATAGATGTTAATCCGTTTGAATTGAATAAGTTGACTTTCAATACAAGTGGTTATGATATCGCTTGTGCACATCATAATAAACCAATTTTGTTTCAGAATAAACCCCGAATAGAGGTGGAAGAATTGGAGCTGAATTGGGATTTTAAAGATAAATTATATTTTGTTTATCTAAATCAAAAACAAGATACACAGGCGGTTGTAGGAAACCATTACAAGAATAAACCAAAAGACTGGCAAATGATTAATGAGCTTTCTGATTTGGTTGTTCAGGCGACAAAGGTTGATAATTTAACAGATTTAGAATCTATTATGGTTGAATATCAAGATCGATTAGGTGCTTTTATGCAAATTCCAAAAGCGAAAGAATTGTATTTCTCGGACTACGAAGGAATTGTAAAAAGTCTTGGAGCTTGGGGTGGCGATTTTGTTTTGGTTACTTATAGAGAAGGGATGAAAGAGTATTTTAAAGAAAAAGGATATGACACGATTATTCCATTTTCTGAAATGATTCAGAATTCTTAAAATTATTTTTTTAATATTTCTAAAATACAGTATAAAAATAAAGGAGAAATTAAATTATTTCTCCTTTATTATTTATTTAACTTAAACAGTTTTTAGCGAAGTTTAATGTCGCCACCATCTGCCATTAAGGTCTGTCCAGTCATATATTTGCTGTCTTCACTAAGTAAAAAAGCCACGATTGGAGCAACATCACTTTGAGGATCACCAAAACGTCCTAAAGGAATTTTTTCTACTACGTGATTATAATCTTCAGGGAAGTTCTCTTTCCATTTCTCAACGCCTGCAGTTAAGGCAAGAGGACAAACTACATTGACACGAATATTATCAGCAGCCCATTCATTTGCTGCAACACGACTTAATCCTCGAATAGCTTCTTTTGCAGCTGCATAACTTGCTTGAAATCTACTTCCTTGCAAAGCGGCACCAGAACCAAAATTAACGATAGCACCTTCTGATTTCTTTAATTCGTTGTAGGCAGCTTTCATAAAATTAAGTGTGGCTCTAAAACCTGTATCAAACGAAATTGACCAATCATCTTCAGTAAGTTCCATCAATGGTTTCTGTCTCGAAACATGGGCATTATTCACTAAACCCGTAAGTTTACCAAATTTAGTTAAAGCTAATTCAACAGCTTTCTGTGCAACAGCTTCTTGAGAAACATCACCTTTCCTTCGTTTTTCTTTTCAATCGCTAACCCAGCTTCTTCATTAACATCAACTGCGATAACAGATGCACCTCTTTTTACAAGTTCACTGGTAATTCCACCACCAATGCCAGCAGCACCACCTGTTACAATAATTATTTGATTGTTTAAATTGTCCATAATTCTTGATTTTTTATTATTTAAATAGTTAAGAGCTTTTAGTAAATTTAAGAAAAAATACAGTATAATATAACTTGTGGGGAAATGTTACTTATTTTTAATTATATAGTAATCATATAAAATACTGCTTGTGTAGCTTAAAACTAAACTTCGATAACTTTATTAGGAATAAAAAAAAAACTTCGGTGAGCCTGTCCTGAGTTTATGGAAGGGTTCAACAAGCTTTACTTCAATGCTTTTTAATATATCTTTTGTCTTCCAGACATGACGAAAGCTTAGTTATTAGCTGATGTTATTCTGTAAATTTTGATTTAAGTGTTTTTTGTTATAAAAATGAAGGACAGAAGTGGACAAAACCTGACCAAAAAAGATGAACAAGATTATATTTTTTATCTGTATTATTTGCCTATTAAGGCTTTTAATTTCTTTTTTCGAGCTTGTTTTCGATGAAATTTAAATTGAAACTCTTCCGTTTTGCTCCACATCGCATTTATTACCTTCTGTTCTGGTTTATGAACGAGTATTGCATATTCTTTCGCCATTATTTCAACCATTTCTTTGTGTGGTGTAAGGCGAGAAAAGTTTTTCATTCTTGTTTCAAAATTCATTGAATCATGAAAATTCATTCGATTCAAATCAACTAAATAAAATTCGTATTGATTATCTCCGATTTGTTTAATTAATGTATTTCCAGGCGAATGATCCAAAAATTCAATTCCAGCTTCGTGTAATTTGAACGTAAAACGAGTAAATTGTTTTAGAATTTCTGTTCTATTTGGCCATTTTTCGTCATGTACCAATTCGCGATAAGTTAAATCCGCATCAACTAATTCACAAAAATAATAACTTTCTCTAAAACTAAGTGTTGATGTATTCTCAATAAACGCAATTGGGTAGGGCGTCAAAAAACCTAAATCGATTAATTTATTCGCATAGTCGTACGAACGTTTTGCTTTTGATTCTCTAAAAAAACGATAGACAAATTTGTTGACAATATTCGGAATTTTGAAAGATTTTATAGTGGCAATTTTTCCCGATTCTAATCTGGTTTTTTTGATAGAATTTCGTGTTCCTTTTGCAATATAATCATCAATCAAATCATAACTGTTTATAATAGATTTGATTTCTTTTGATGTGGTTTGATAATTATTATTTACGACAATTTTTTGTGTCATTTTATAAAATCTTGTAATTAATATAGAATAAAACTATATTTCATTTTAATCTGTCAAAGATATGTTTAATTTTGTTGAAAAGTGTTTTTAATACTATGAATAATTTGAAGAAAGTAGCAGTGGTTATTCCAATTTATAGAGATTTTTTGGATGAATTCGAGAAAAAATCTTTAGAAAGTATTCTTCGTCATTTCAATGATTTTGAAATAATTTTTGCTGCTCCTGAAGGAATGACTATTTCAAGTTATTCTCCTTATTTAAATAGAATAAATCATTACAGTTTTATCTATTTTGGATCTGATTGTTTTAAATCAATCGATGCTTATAATCAATTATTATTAGACGAAAAATTTTACCAAGTATTTACTGCATTTGAATTTATTTTAATTTGCCAGCTAGATGTTTATGTTTTTAAAAATAGTTTAATTGAATGGTGTAATAAAAATTATGATTATGTAGGAGCCCCATGGATTGGTAGTGAACGCAATTTTATAAATTTAACATTCGAAAAAATAAATGAAATAATTCGTTCTTTAAAGGGTAAAAAACTTAAAAATACCGAACGTCTTTTTAAAGTAGGGAATGGAGGTTTTTCTCTGAGAAAAGTGCAAAAATTTGTAGAAATTTCAAAAGAAGAATCCAAACAAATACATTTATTTTTAGATACAAAATCTGACTCAGATTATCATATAGAAGACGTATTTTGGTCGTTATATGTGCCTAAAAAATATCCAAACTTTAAAATTCCTAATTGGAAAGAAGCATTGGATTTCTGTATGGATAGAAAGCCTAAAAAGGCAATGAAATTGAATATAGGACGTTTACCAATGGCTTGTCATAGATTTAACCAACCAATACCTTATCAGTTTTGGAAAAAATTTATAGAATAGTTCCTAATTATAAATTCCTACAATACCTTTGCAAACAAATTTATAAAACAATTAATATGTCAGATATAAACGAAATTGTAGCGAAGCTAAAACAAGGAGAAACAATGCTTTATCCAACGGATACGATTCTTGGATTAGGTTGTGATGCGAAGAATGAAGCTGCAATCGAAAAGATTTATCAGATAAAAA
This portion of the Empedobacter stercoris genome encodes:
- a CDS encoding lipopolysaccharide kinase InaA family protein translates to MTQKIVVNNNYQTTSKEIKSIINSYDLIDDYIAKGTRNSIKKTRLESGKIATIKSFKIPNIVNKFVYRFFRESKAKRSYDYANKLIDLGFLTPYPIAFIENTSTLSFRESYYFCELVDADLTYRELVHDEKWPNRTEILKQFTRFTFKLHEAGIEFLDHSPGNTLIKQIGDNQYEFYLVDLNRMNFHDSMNFETRMKNFSRLTPHKEMVEIMAKEYAILVHKPEQKVINAMWSKTEEFQFKFHRKQARKKKLKALIGK
- the fabD gene encoding ACP S-malonyltransferase, translated to MKAYVFPGQGAQFSGMGKDLYENSEIAKELFDQANEILGFDIKMIMFEGSAEDLKQTKVTQPAVFLHSVILAKTLTDFKPEMVAGHSLGEISALVANETLDFESGLKLVYKRALAMQDACEANPSTMAAILGLEDKIVEDTCKEIEGVVVAANYNCPGQLVISGEIEAVNLACEKLKELGAKRALVLPVGGAFHSPLMKSAEEELAKAIEETTFNTPICPVYQNVTTTAITDPAAIKKNLIAQLTAPVKWTQSVQQMIADGATEFIEVGPGNTLQGLVKKINREVSTSSAQI
- a CDS encoding GYDIA family GHMP kinase, whose amino-acid sequence is MKTYRSNGKLFLIGEYIVIDGAKAFALPTKYGQCLFVEDSAKNTNTISWKATKYDDSLWFEAELSLDHLDIISSTNDQLSQSLQTILKQAQTLNSDFFNSNKSYQCLTKLEYPQEWGLGSSSTLIDLISQWIDVNPFELNKLTFNTSGYDIACAHHNKPILFQNKPRIEVEELELNWDFKDKLYFVYLNQKQDTQAVVGNHYKNKPKDWQMINELSDLVVQATKVDNLTDLESIMVEYQDRLGAFMQIPKAKELYFSDYEGIVKSLGAWGGDFVLVTYREGMKEYFKEKGYDTIIPFSEMIQNS
- a CDS encoding glycosyltransferase, whose product is MKVLIIQHKMIGDVLITSLLCENIKKAYPHATIDYLINSNTLPVLENNPYIDHKIIFDEKENKGLKKLIRFSKKINQNKYDVVIDAYSKLQSWINVFINNAPKKISYKKPGRTFLYTDNVVKHNEPKSYLGLAIEHRLSLLKPLGIETPLATAPTLYLTEAEIQNAKSLFLKHGVDSSRKTMMISLLGSDPSKTFPLNKMAKMVDFIGQHFNVNLLFNYFPKQIDQAKEVYNQLSKETQSKVYFELLGNDLREFIAITNQCDLIVGNDGGAINMTKAVGKKSFIIFSPWIDKNVWATFEDGINHTSVHLKDYFPEKFADLNNRRIKKRVNEFYSFFDFELFKDKLQKFLNQNEIERQFKSDKSVELETQKDYSIESMSTKITALLITYNEEKNIQRYLNHVGQYAEEIIIVDSYSTDKTEEIALQNPKVKFVKRKFDNFTSQRNYSISLANNEWVTFFDADEGIPSELIKEMVSTIKNQPKFDAYYVYRKFFFRNKHIKYSGMQNDKVIRLFRKSKSQYKSERMVHEIIECQGNVGCFKNKLDHFTYDNEKEYLVKLNSYSRLRAQELRKKELKPNFFHYKIKPAYRFFNYFVMRFGFLDGKDGYTIAKLHAISVANRYKYLDEIYRNEKL
- a CDS encoding DUF5672 family protein, which produces MNNLKKVAVVIPIYRDFLDEFEKKSLESILRHFNDFEIIFAAPEGMTISSYSPYLNRINHYSFIYFGSDCFKSIDAYNQLLLDEKFYQVFTAFEFILICQLDVYVFKNSLIEWCNKNYDYVGAPWIGSERNFINLTFEKINEIIRSLKGKKLKNTERLFKVGNGGFSLRKVQKFVEISKEESKQIHLFLDTKSDSDYHIEDVFWSLYVPKKYPNFKIPNWKEALDFCMDRKPKKAMKLNIGRLPMACHRFNQPIPYQFWKKFIE